One region of bacterium (Candidatus Blackallbacteria) CG13_big_fil_rev_8_21_14_2_50_49_14 genomic DNA includes:
- a CDS encoding electron transfer flavoprotein subunit beta — protein sequence MDIIVCIKQVPDTTTVIQIDPSGKDIVRDGITYIVSPYDEFAIEEALKLKEAQDGTVTVLTVGPESAKEALRTGLAMGADEAIHVVYEGSPMQLDSMTTARLIAKALEGKKYDLVLCGRQAIDDDAQQMGSLVAEFLDIPQISLVIKLDIAGDQVKASRTIEGGTQIVESRLPVLITAQKGLNEPRYPSMKGILKARKKEITELKAAEMGVDLAPAVVLEELKMPPARPAGKIVASVDELVKALHEEIKVI from the coding sequence ATGGATATCATCGTTTGCATCAAACAAGTTCCCGACACTACCACGGTCATTCAGATCGACCCTTCTGGGAAAGATATTGTCCGTGATGGCATTACCTATATCGTCAGTCCCTATGACGAATTTGCAATTGAAGAAGCTTTAAAACTCAAAGAAGCCCAGGATGGAACCGTTACTGTTCTGACCGTGGGTCCCGAAAGCGCGAAGGAAGCTTTGCGTACAGGCTTGGCCATGGGTGCTGATGAAGCCATTCACGTGGTTTATGAAGGCTCCCCCATGCAGTTGGATTCAATGACAACTGCCCGCTTGATTGCCAAAGCACTGGAAGGCAAAAAATACGACCTCGTTCTCTGTGGCCGTCAGGCCATTGATGACGATGCGCAGCAAATGGGTTCTCTGGTTGCTGAGTTCCTGGATATTCCCCAGATTTCTCTGGTGATTAAACTGGATATTGCTGGTGATCAAGTGAAAGCTTCCCGTACCATCGAAGGGGGTACACAGATTGTAGAATCTCGTCTGCCCGTTTTGATTACCGCTCAAAAGGGCTTAAATGAGCCCCGTTATCCCTCTATGAAGGGGATTCTCAAAGCGCGTAAAAAAGAAATTACTGAACTCAAAGCCGCTGAAATGGGTGTAGATTTAGCACCTGCTGTGGTTCTGGAAGAGCTGAAAATGCCTCCCGCCCGTCCAGCCGGCAAAATTGTAGCCAGTGTTGACGAACTCGTCAAAGCGCTGCATGAAGAAATCAAGGTCATTTAA
- a CDS encoding uracil-DNA glycosylase: MEQELPSDWREKLNACFAEPWWQSLSSFVEKAYASQTVYPPRPNLFHALHATPYNRVRVVILGQDPYPGANQAHGLSFSVQKGIAIPRSLKNIYKELESDLGIPPAAQGHLEAWAQQGVLLLNTILTVQAGQSLSHRNQGWEKFTDQILTALDARPEPLAFVLWGNPSRAKKKLLQNPQHLILESAHPSPLSARHGFFGSRPFSNINQWLKTQHLAEIDWNPLR; encoded by the coding sequence CTGGAACAAGAACTGCCTTCCGATTGGCGGGAGAAACTCAACGCCTGTTTTGCAGAACCCTGGTGGCAGTCGCTTTCCAGTTTTGTCGAAAAGGCCTATGCCAGCCAAACCGTTTACCCCCCCCGACCCAATTTGTTTCACGCCCTGCACGCCACACCCTATAACAGGGTGCGGGTCGTGATTTTGGGGCAAGACCCCTATCCCGGTGCAAACCAGGCCCATGGTCTGAGCTTTTCGGTGCAAAAAGGGATCGCCATTCCCCGCTCACTCAAAAATATCTACAAAGAACTGGAAAGTGATCTCGGCATTCCCCCCGCTGCACAGGGGCATCTCGAAGCCTGGGCCCAGCAGGGCGTTCTGCTGTTGAATACAATTCTCACAGTTCAGGCCGGGCAAAGCCTTTCTCACCGCAACCAGGGCTGGGAAAAATTCACCGATCAGATATTAACAGCGCTGGATGCACGCCCTGAACCCCTGGCCTTTGTACTTTGGGGCAACCCCTCTCGGGCCAAGAAAAAGCTATTGCAAAATCCCCAGCACCTGATTCTCGAAAGCGCACACCCCTCGCCGCTCTCGGCCCGCCATGGTTTCTTTGGTTCACGTCCCTTTTCAAACATCAATCAATGGCTCAAAACCCAGCATTTGGCTGAAATAGACTGGAACCCACTCCGTTAA
- a CDS encoding electron transfer flavoprotein subunit alpha produces MNILVIAETKDGNLRKTSLELLSQAKALNASSVTAVLLGKGVAGLAARLGHYGAHKVLVAEHDLLENYSTDGYTKAIHQIADQIQPDLILFAASSNGKDLAPRLAARLNTGLVSDALELSHDGSKFVAVRPMFAGKAYAKVSVQGKALVSLRPNVTPVAAADESRAAEVMNFAVNLSDSDIRAKVVAVEKADSGKLDVAEADIVVSGGRGFKGPENFHLVESLAGALGGAVGASRAVVDAGWRPHGEQVGQTGKTVSPTLYVACAVSGAMQHLAGMSSSKYIVAVNTDPEAPIFKVATYGLVGDVFEVLPQLTEAVNRIKASNN; encoded by the coding sequence ATGAATATTTTAGTCATTGCCGAAACAAAAGACGGAAATCTCCGTAAAACAAGTTTGGAACTTCTTTCCCAAGCCAAGGCCCTGAATGCCTCCTCTGTCACAGCAGTTCTGTTGGGCAAGGGTGTTGCTGGTCTGGCTGCCCGCTTGGGCCATTATGGCGCCCACAAGGTGCTGGTGGCTGAGCATGACCTGCTTGAAAACTATTCAACCGATGGTTATACCAAGGCCATTCATCAGATTGCCGATCAAATTCAGCCTGATCTGATTCTTTTTGCGGCTTCTTCAAACGGCAAGGACCTGGCTCCCCGTTTGGCTGCCCGTTTGAATACAGGTCTCGTTTCAGACGCCTTGGAATTGAGCCATGATGGCTCCAAGTTCGTGGCTGTGCGTCCGATGTTTGCCGGTAAAGCCTATGCCAAGGTTTCTGTTCAGGGCAAAGCGCTGGTCAGCCTGCGCCCCAACGTGACCCCTGTTGCGGCTGCCGATGAATCCCGTGCTGCTGAAGTCATGAACTTTGCCGTCAATCTGAGTGATTCAGATATTCGCGCCAAGGTTGTGGCGGTTGAAAAAGCTGATTCAGGCAAATTGGACGTAGCTGAAGCCGATATCGTCGTCAGCGGCGGTCGTGGTTTTAAAGGACCTGAAAACTTCCATCTCGTGGAAAGCCTGGCAGGTGCCTTAGGCGGTGCCGTGGGCGCTTCCCGTGCTGTCGTTGATGCCGGCTGGCGTCCACATGGTGAACAGGTTGGACAGACTGGTAAAACCGTCAGCCCCACCCTCTATGTGGCCTGTGCCGTTTCTGGCGCGATGCAGCATTTGGCGGGCATGTCCTCTTCAAAATACATTGTGGCTGTGAATACTGATCCGGAAGCCCCGATTTTTAAAGTGGCAACCTATGGTCTGGTGGGTGATGTCTTTGAGGTTCTGCCTCAATTGACGGAAGCTGTCAATCGTATCAAAGCCAGTAACAATTGA
- a CDS encoding ferrochelatase, whose protein sequence is MQDKPGVLLVNLGSPDSPQVPDVRRYLDEFLMDERVIDIPWPLRALLVKGIILNTRPAKSAEAYAKIWTEAGSPLVHISEQVQQSVQTQSTIPVELAMRYGRPSIRQGLEKLQQQGVNRLLLIPLYPHYAMSSFETVVEKVKAELKALNYTPTLKVFPPFYNHPRYIEALVENTRPWLEEPYDLLVFSYHGIPVRHLVKADASGKHCQKVPDCCNTPSEAHKTCYRAQILRTTEAFVKAANIPQDKYRVTFQSRLGRTPWLQPYTDLELEVWPAQGFKRIRVMCPAFVSDCLETLEEIAMRGKESFLAAGGEDLQLIPCLNTHPLWLEVLGEWVEAFAQEKVNPVVP, encoded by the coding sequence ATGCAAGACAAACCCGGTGTTTTACTCGTCAATCTCGGTTCGCCCGATTCTCCCCAGGTGCCCGATGTTCGCCGCTATCTGGATGAATTCCTGATGGATGAACGGGTGATCGATATTCCCTGGCCCTTAAGAGCGTTGCTCGTGAAAGGCATTATTCTCAATACCCGTCCTGCCAAATCTGCCGAAGCCTACGCCAAAATCTGGACCGAAGCAGGCTCCCCCCTGGTGCATATCAGTGAGCAGGTACAGCAGAGCGTTCAAACTCAAAGCACCATCCCGGTTGAATTGGCCATGCGCTATGGCCGCCCCAGCATTCGCCAGGGCCTTGAAAAACTCCAGCAACAGGGCGTCAACCGCCTGCTGCTGATTCCTCTTTACCCCCATTACGCCATGTCGAGTTTTGAAACCGTGGTGGAAAAAGTAAAAGCCGAACTCAAGGCTCTCAACTACACCCCCACACTTAAAGTCTTTCCCCCCTTTTACAATCACCCCCGCTATATCGAGGCCTTGGTCGAAAATACCCGCCCTTGGCTCGAGGAACCTTACGATCTGCTGGTTTTCAGCTACCATGGCATTCCCGTCAGGCATCTGGTCAAGGCCGACGCCAGCGGCAAGCACTGCCAGAAAGTTCCTGATTGCTGCAATACCCCCTCTGAGGCCCACAAAACCTGTTACCGCGCACAGATTTTAAGAACGACAGAAGCCTTTGTCAAAGCGGCGAATATTCCCCAAGACAAATACCGCGTAACCTTTCAATCCCGCCTGGGACGCACGCCCTGGCTGCAACCCTATACCGATTTGGAACTCGAAGTCTGGCCTGCGCAAGGTTTTAAACGGATCCGGGTCATGTGCCCAGCCTTTGTTTCGGATTGCCTCGAAACCCTCGAAGAAATTGCAATGCGTGGCAAAGAAAGCTTCTTGGCCGCCGGGGGCGAAGATTTGCAATTGATTCCCTGCCTGAATACCCATCCGCTTTGGCTTGAGGTTTTGGGCGAGTGGGTAGAGGCCTTTGCCCAAGAGAAAGTGAACCCGGTCGTACCATGA
- a CDS encoding AAA family ATPase: protein MSLPPPPIPLAERMRPKQAQTFIGQSHLMAEQAPLQEMLSSGQISSLILWGPPGCGKTTLARLIAKQLEADFYELSAVSAGVKDIRQVIEQAQENLKGLFARPTLLFIDEIHRFNKAQQDALLHSVETGEVLLIGATTENPSFEVNPALLSRCQVYTLQPHTPAELETILQQAIQSDAWLKQFQIQLEEPDLLYQYAGGDARIMLNRFEMALKIAARSGQTQIFLDNALLKRVFQAPTLKYDHNGEEHYNLISALIKSVRGSDPDGAVYWLARMLEGGEDPLFIARRLLILASEDIGNAEPYALSLAQACFQSVHVIGMPEARILLAQVTTYLASCPKSNAAYLAIEAARADVKRFQNLPVPLHLRNAPTGLMKELGYGSHYHYSHDHPDHFVEQQYLPDRLKQKVYYHPTELGKEKTLKRQLEHLWPNRYPEPENA from the coding sequence ATGAGTTTACCGCCACCTCCCATCCCCCTGGCTGAACGCATGCGCCCGAAACAAGCTCAAACCTTTATCGGGCAAAGCCACCTAATGGCAGAACAAGCTCCCCTACAAGAAATGCTCAGCAGCGGTCAAATCAGCTCCCTCATTCTTTGGGGCCCACCTGGCTGTGGAAAGACCACCCTGGCCCGCCTGATTGCAAAACAATTGGAGGCGGATTTTTATGAACTCAGCGCCGTTTCAGCAGGCGTTAAAGATATTCGTCAGGTGATCGAACAGGCCCAAGAAAACTTGAAAGGTCTGTTTGCCCGCCCCACCCTGCTCTTTATTGATGAGATTCATCGTTTCAACAAGGCCCAGCAGGACGCACTGCTACACAGTGTCGAGACGGGTGAAGTGCTCTTGATTGGGGCCACCACAGAAAATCCTTCCTTTGAAGTCAATCCTGCCCTTTTGTCGCGCTGTCAGGTCTATACCCTGCAGCCCCATACCCCAGCAGAACTCGAAACCATCCTCCAACAGGCCATACAGAGTGATGCCTGGCTCAAGCAGTTTCAAATTCAACTCGAAGAACCCGATTTACTCTATCAATATGCGGGAGGAGACGCCCGCATTATGCTGAACCGCTTTGAGATGGCTCTGAAAATTGCGGCGCGCTCAGGTCAAACACAGATTTTTCTCGACAATGCCCTGCTGAAACGGGTGTTTCAGGCCCCCACCCTGAAATATGATCACAATGGCGAAGAACATTACAATTTGATCTCCGCCCTGATCAAGAGCGTCAGAGGCTCTGATCCTGATGGGGCTGTGTATTGGTTAGCACGCATGCTCGAAGGGGGAGAAGATCCCCTTTTTATTGCCCGCCGCTTGCTGATTCTGGCAAGTGAAGACATTGGCAATGCCGAACCCTACGCACTCTCATTGGCACAAGCCTGTTTTCAGTCCGTGCATGTGATTGGCATGCCCGAAGCTCGGATTTTACTGGCCCAGGTCACGACCTATCTGGCCAGTTGCCCCAAAAGCAATGCGGCCTATCTGGCGATTGAAGCCGCCCGAGCAGATGTCAAACGCTTTCAGAATTTGCCGGTACCCCTACATCTGCGCAATGCTCCCACAGGCCTGATGAAAGAACTCGGCTACGGCAGCCATTACCATTACAGTCATGATCATCCCGATCATTTTGTCGAGCAGCAATACCTGCCAGATCGGCTCAAACAAAAAGTTTATTATCACCCCACAGAATTGGGCAAAGAAAAAACTTTAAAGCGTCAGTTGGAACATCTCTGGCCAAATCGTTATCCAGAGCCAGAAAACGCTTAA